A window of the Candidatus Aminicenantes bacterium genome harbors these coding sequences:
- a CDS encoding type II secretion system F family protein, with protein MPYFKCRLAAEDGKISGRSVLAGSAAECRRRFESEGFCVLSIRRDWRKLNVSFGGDRKLRDRDFITFNQELQALVRAGYPVLRAVEIISGRTKNASLQDILRRVEADIRQGKALSEAFSPFERRFSKIYIASLMAGETSGNLPETIGQYIVYARTISKTRSQVRAALIYPSMLLVFSIGLLGIILNFVLPNFASFYADFEARLPFLTVALVGFAKFVRAYWYIWSLLTVGAVLIFLQLRRRESTRLWLERQKLRLPLGKLIWVESGVSAFSRTLSLLLQAGIPVLSSLPLAIQAIPNKYLASRAAGIPDRIRNGESLSQGMIEAGFFPQLALDMVRIGETSANLGGMLREASDVFDERIQTRIDTFVGLIEPVIIVFMGVLLAGMLMAVYLPIFNIIRVVR; from the coding sequence ATGCCCTATTTCAAGTGCCGATTGGCCGCCGAGGACGGGAAGATCTCCGGCCGTTCCGTCCTGGCCGGCTCGGCCGCGGAATGCCGCCGCCGCTTCGAGTCCGAGGGCTTCTGCGTGCTTTCCATCCGGCGGGACTGGCGCAAGCTCAACGTCTCGTTCGGCGGAGACAGGAAGCTGCGGGACCGGGACTTCATCACCTTCAATCAAGAGCTGCAAGCCCTGGTCCGGGCCGGCTATCCCGTTCTTCGCGCGGTCGAGATCATCTCCGGCCGGACCAAAAACGCCTCCCTGCAGGATATCCTGCGCCGGGTCGAGGCCGACATCCGCCAGGGCAAGGCCCTGAGCGAGGCCTTCTCGCCGTTTGAAAGACGGTTTTCCAAGATCTATATCGCTTCGCTCATGGCCGGCGAAACGAGCGGCAACCTGCCCGAGACGATCGGCCAGTATATCGTGTACGCCCGGACGATCTCCAAAACCCGCTCCCAGGTTCGGGCGGCCTTGATCTATCCGAGCATGCTGCTCGTCTTCTCGATCGGCCTGCTGGGCATCATCCTCAACTTCGTCCTACCCAATTTCGCCTCGTTCTATGCCGATTTCGAGGCCCGCCTGCCGTTCCTGACCGTGGCCCTGGTCGGCTTCGCCAAGTTCGTCCGGGCTTACTGGTACATCTGGTCCCTGCTGACGGTCGGCGCCGTCCTGATCTTCCTTCAGCTCCGCCGCCGCGAATCGACCCGGCTCTGGCTGGAGCGCCAAAAGCTGCGCCTGCCCTTGGGTAAGCTCATCTGGGTCGAGTCGGGCGTTTCCGCCTTCAGCCGGACGCTGAGCCTGCTGCTGCAGGCCGGGATCCCCGTGCTGAGCAGCCTGCCCCTGGCCATTCAAGCCATCCCAAACAAGTACCTGGCTTCGCGGGCAGCCGGCATCCCCGACCGCATCCGCAACGGCGAGAGCCTGTCCCAAGGTATGATCGAGGCGGGGTTCTTTCCCCAGCTGGCCCTGGACATGGTCCGCATCGGCGAGACCTCGGCCAACCTGGGCGGCATGTTAAGAGAAGCCTCCGACGTCTTCGACGAACGCATCCAAACGCGAATCGACACCTTCGTCGGGCTGATCGAGCCGGTCATCATCGTTTTTATGGGAGTCCTTCTGGCCGGAATGCTCATGGCCGTGTACCTCCCGATCTTCAATATCATCCGCGTGGTGCGCTGA